The following proteins are encoded in a genomic region of Magallana gigas chromosome 1, xbMagGiga1.1, whole genome shotgun sequence:
- the LOC105327333 gene encoding multiple epidermal growth factor-like domains protein 10 isoform X3 yields MMAAVDVYFIALLPVVCIQCASSYIQFVVPGVTQAESSSMHNSGGVYPYWPNRTVDGNFSQNVRACLHTAVSSGITEAWLRIDLQAVRSIKSVKFWYRNDRCKTGFYGDNCSKSCDHCVNNKYCDIDTGQCDDLGCALQHQPPSCINCIPGFYGPKCEYHCNMFCKWDYCNKATGTCLYGCDIGYLGSHCNFTCPKGTFGQNCLKTCGNCLHNTTCNHENGTCPNGCDAGFKGQYCSTPCDGGTFGQDCRYRCSNNCLNDEACDRVDGHCDSCVTGYQRFSCVEKCRNRTYGVNCSKQCGGCLNGTDCHHISGQCYQGCDPGWYQTTDCDVICNNQTFGDNCVHQCDGHCINDEPCNKRDGTCEQCSLGWAGKFCNTTAKSLSQTENNNLVVTIGSVVAVLFILAILAGVVCLYRKMHARKEMSENVDDINIYYLPFAKGENDYDAISKQQ; encoded by the exons atgaTGGCGGCAGTGGACGTTTATTTCATTGCACTTTTACCTGTAGTGTGTATCCAGTGTGCTTCTAGTTACA TTCAATTTGTTGTTCCTGGTGTTACACAAGCGGAAAGTAGTTCAATGCATAACTCTGGAGGCGTATATCCTTATTGGCCAAACAGAACAGTAGATGGAAACTTCAGCCAAAATGTTAGAGCTTGTTTACATACAGCTGTATCGTCTGGTATCACTGAGGCTTGGCTACGAATTGATCTACAAGCTGTTAGAAGTATAAAGTCTGTGAAATTCTGGTATAGGAATGACA GATGTAAAACAGGATTTTATGGGGACAACTGTTCAAAGTCCTGTGATCACTGCGTTAATAACAAATACTGTGATATAGATACAGGACAGTGCGACGACCTTGGGTGTGCTCTTCAACATCAACCGCCATCCTGTATTA ACTGTATCCCTGGCTTTTACGGCCCTAAATGTGAATATCATTGCAACATGTTTTGTAAATGGGATTATTGTAACAAAGCTACAGGAACCTGTTTATATGGTTGTGACATTGGATACCTAGGCTCCCACTGCAACTTCA CTTGCCCAAAAGGTACTTTTGGACAAAATTGTCTTAAAACATGTGGGAATTGTTTGCACAACACAACTTGTAATCACGAAAACGGAACATGTCCGAATGGTTGCGATGCTGGTTTCAAAGGCCAATATTGCTCAACAC CTTGTGATGGTGGCACATTTGGACAAGACTGTCGATACAGATGCAGTaacaattgtttaaatgatgaaGCATGTGACAGAGTGGATGGACATTGTGACTCCTGTGTTACTGGGTATCAGAGATTTAGCTGTGTTGAGA AATGTAGGAACAGGACCTACGGAGTAAATTGCTCCAAACAATGTGGAGGCTGCCTTAATGGTACTGATTGTCATCACATTAGTGGCCAATGTTATCAGGGCTGTGACCCCGGGTGGTACCAGACAACGGACTGCGACGTCA TTTGTAACAACCAAACTTTTGGAGATAATTGTGTACATCAGTGTGATGGACACTGCATTAACGATGAACCGTGCAACAAAAGAGATGGAACGTGTGAGCAGTGTTCATTGGGATGGGCCGGTAAATTCTGTAACACAA CTGCCAAAAGCCTATCTCAGACGGAAAATAATAACTTAGTGGTCACCATCGGTTCGGTTGTTGCCGTTCTTTTTATCCTGGCCATTCTGGCAGGAGTCGTATGCCTTTATAG aaaaatgcaTGCAAGAAAAGAAATGAGCGAAAATGTAGATGACatcaatatatattatttaccaTTCGCAAAAG gaGAAAATGACTATGATGCAATTTCCAAACAGCAATGA
- the LOC105327333 gene encoding multiple epidermal growth factor-like domains protein 10 isoform X2: MMAAVDVYFIALLPVVCIQCASSYIQFVVPGVTQAESSSMHNSGGVYPYWPNRTVDGNFSQNVRACLHTAVSSGITEAWLRIDLQAVRSIKSVKFWYRNDRADASTNTIRLLGYSIRGSTNSLSSDTKVCYSDNSGILPTVIEAGCKVLARYIWFYQTKSQSGEVPILEICEVQVFGCKTGFYGDNCSKSCDHCVNNKYCDIDTGQCDDLGCALQHQPPSCINCIPGFYGPKCEYHCNMFCKWDYCNKATGTCLYGCDIGYLGSHCNFTCPKGTFGQNCLKTCGNCLHNTTCNHENGTCPNGCDAGFKGQYCSTPCDGGTFGQDCRYRCSNNCLNDEACDRVDGHCDSCVTGYQRFSCVEKCRNRTYGVNCSKQCGGCLNGTDCHHISGQCYQGCDPGWYQTTDCDVICNNQTFGDNCVHQCDGHCINDEPCNKRDGTCEQCSLGWAGKFCNTTAKSLSQTENNNLVVTIGSVVAVLFILAILAGVVCLYRKMHARKEMSENVDDINIYYLPFAKGENDYDAISKQQ, from the exons atgaTGGCGGCAGTGGACGTTTATTTCATTGCACTTTTACCTGTAGTGTGTATCCAGTGTGCTTCTAGTTACA TTCAATTTGTTGTTCCTGGTGTTACACAAGCGGAAAGTAGTTCAATGCATAACTCTGGAGGCGTATATCCTTATTGGCCAAACAGAACAGTAGATGGAAACTTCAGCCAAAATGTTAGAGCTTGTTTACATACAGCTGTATCGTCTGGTATCACTGAGGCTTGGCTACGAATTGATCTACAAGCTGTTAGAAGTATAAAGTCTGTGAAATTCTGGTATAGGAATGACA gggccGACGCGTCAACAAACACAATTCGTCTGTTAGGATATAGCATTAGAGGTTCGACCAACAGCCTTTCATCGGACACAAAAGTGTGCTATTCCGATAACTCCGGAATACTACCCACAGTTATAGAGGCCGGGTGTAAAGTATTAGCGAGATACATCTGGTTTTATCAGACAAAGTCGCAGTCAGGAGAGGTTCCAATTCTCGAAATATGTGAAGTGCAGGTGTTTG GATGTAAAACAGGATTTTATGGGGACAACTGTTCAAAGTCCTGTGATCACTGCGTTAATAACAAATACTGTGATATAGATACAGGACAGTGCGACGACCTTGGGTGTGCTCTTCAACATCAACCGCCATCCTGTATTA ACTGTATCCCTGGCTTTTACGGCCCTAAATGTGAATATCATTGCAACATGTTTTGTAAATGGGATTATTGTAACAAAGCTACAGGAACCTGTTTATATGGTTGTGACATTGGATACCTAGGCTCCCACTGCAACTTCA CTTGCCCAAAAGGTACTTTTGGACAAAATTGTCTTAAAACATGTGGGAATTGTTTGCACAACACAACTTGTAATCACGAAAACGGAACATGTCCGAATGGTTGCGATGCTGGTTTCAAAGGCCAATATTGCTCAACAC CTTGTGATGGTGGCACATTTGGACAAGACTGTCGATACAGATGCAGTaacaattgtttaaatgatgaaGCATGTGACAGAGTGGATGGACATTGTGACTCCTGTGTTACTGGGTATCAGAGATTTAGCTGTGTTGAGA AATGTAGGAACAGGACCTACGGAGTAAATTGCTCCAAACAATGTGGAGGCTGCCTTAATGGTACTGATTGTCATCACATTAGTGGCCAATGTTATCAGGGCTGTGACCCCGGGTGGTACCAGACAACGGACTGCGACGTCA TTTGTAACAACCAAACTTTTGGAGATAATTGTGTACATCAGTGTGATGGACACTGCATTAACGATGAACCGTGCAACAAAAGAGATGGAACGTGTGAGCAGTGTTCATTGGGATGGGCCGGTAAATTCTGTAACACAA CTGCCAAAAGCCTATCTCAGACGGAAAATAATAACTTAGTGGTCACCATCGGTTCGGTTGTTGCCGTTCTTTTTATCCTGGCCATTCTGGCAGGAGTCGTATGCCTTTATAG aaaaatgcaTGCAAGAAAAGAAATGAGCGAAAATGTAGATGACatcaatatatattatttaccaTTCGCAAAAG gaGAAAATGACTATGATGCAATTTCCAAACAGCAATGA